Proteins from a genomic interval of Thermoplasmata archaeon:
- a CDS encoding DUF835 domain-containing protein — protein MLQADDVRQNGLGAPFHVEEGACYLARGKSVESAYRLFQHLADEGIPGLCVSRIYPDRVRTKYGLLRVPVWWISQSPGDDHFDPTAVGSLASAIESFIDEHPSGSLILLDGIEFIMAHIGFAKTLFFVEHLNEYVMPRRATMLFPVNPECFEPVEFARLERFMEGIEEPELRDSLDTFDMNRSLLGGPRY, from the coding sequence ATGCTGCAAGCCGATGACGTCCGACAGAACGGGTTAGGGGCGCCCTTCCATGTCGAGGAGGGGGCATGCTACCTGGCCAGAGGCAAGTCCGTCGAGTCGGCCTACCGGCTCTTCCAGCATCTTGCCGACGAAGGGATTCCCGGACTGTGTGTCAGCCGCATCTATCCGGACCGGGTCCGGACGAAATACGGACTGCTCCGCGTGCCGGTGTGGTGGATCTCCCAGAGCCCGGGGGACGATCACTTCGACCCCACGGCGGTTGGGAGCCTTGCGAGCGCCATCGAGAGCTTCATCGACGAGCATCCGTCTGGCAGCCTGATCCTCCTGGACGGCATCGAATTCATCATGGCCCATATCGGCTTCGCCAAGACCTTGTTCTTCGTCGAACACCTGAACGAATACGTGATGCCTCGCCGAGCGACGATGCTCTTCCCCGTGAACCCGGAGTGCTTCGAGCCTGTGGAGTTCGCGCGGCTCGAGCGATTCATGGAGGGCATCGAAGAGCCGGAACTGCGGGATAGCCTCGACACGTTCGACATGAACCGCAGCCTGCTCGGCGGCCCGCGGTACTAG
- a CDS encoding isoprenylcysteine carboxylmethyltransferase family protein, whose product MGLALDGLAETRAIFYAAGWGWDLPQAAALQSFGAILVFVALPLFTWTTYLIERHVYGRLPSERVLIERGPYARIRHPMHLAAFLLGIGWVLLAQNFAALVLLFLLEGVVVARKEEAELIETYGDAYRAYQGRAGFFLPRKRKAARNEPGSPMPPA is encoded by the coding sequence ATGGGACTTGCCCTCGACGGACTCGCTGAGACGAGGGCGATCTTCTACGCTGCCGGATGGGGCTGGGATCTCCCGCAGGCAGCGGCGCTCCAGTCGTTTGGAGCGATCTTGGTGTTCGTCGCCCTGCCACTGTTCACATGGACGACGTACCTCATCGAGAGACACGTCTATGGCAGGCTCCCGAGCGAGCGGGTCCTCATTGAACGCGGACCGTATGCGCGCATCCGGCATCCAATGCACCTGGCAGCCTTCCTCCTCGGCATCGGATGGGTCCTCCTTGCTCAGAACTTCGCCGCCCTCGTGCTTCTCTTCCTGCTCGAAGGCGTCGTCGTTGCAAGGAAGGAAGAAGCGGAGCTGATTGAAACCTACGGTGATGCTTACCGGGCCTACCAAGGACGCGCAGGATTCTTCCTCCCTCGGAAGCGGAAAGCCGCCAGGAATGAGCCGGGGTCGCCCATGCCACCGGCTTGA
- a CDS encoding AAA family ATPase, translating to MSFRAGPSVFKDQAKLSFDYVPEKMLHREPQMQRLFSYFRPIVDAGISSNAFLYGPVGTGKTHSAKRFCMDFKKYADQKGRALDYMPVNCRKNLGDDAVLLTLVRHFDAHFPDRGFSISEKLETLRRHLEKNRLHFIVILDEVDALLKKSGADLIYSFARIAEESSSAKGNISMMLISQRSNALDYMDPAALSTFRRSNVVEFPRYGMQELGDIVSDRVRLAMHPGTVEGDLVKLIADIASELGDARYAIELLDKAGMLADEEGAEALSAEHVRGAKAQVHPTGLEERLALLDTPKKVVLLAIARRIRRKAYITMGEAEEAYRLVCEEYGEQRRAHTQFWKYVGDLDALGLIDTKLSGEGVVGKTTLISLPEIPSKILADNLERGLKRR from the coding sequence GTGTCGTTCCGGGCGGGGCCCTCCGTGTTCAAGGACCAGGCCAAGCTCTCCTTCGACTACGTCCCGGAGAAGATGCTGCACCGCGAGCCCCAGATGCAGCGCCTATTCAGCTACTTCCGGCCCATCGTGGACGCGGGCATCTCGAGCAACGCCTTCCTCTACGGTCCCGTGGGGACGGGAAAGACGCACAGCGCGAAGCGGTTCTGCATGGACTTCAAGAAGTATGCGGACCAGAAGGGGCGCGCGCTCGACTACATGCCCGTGAACTGCCGCAAGAACCTGGGCGACGACGCGGTTCTGCTCACCTTGGTCCGCCACTTCGACGCGCACTTCCCAGATCGGGGCTTCTCCATCTCCGAGAAGCTGGAGACCCTGCGGCGGCACCTCGAGAAGAACAGACTCCATTTCATCGTGATCCTGGACGAGGTGGACGCCCTCTTGAAGAAGAGCGGCGCCGACCTCATCTACTCCTTCGCGCGAATCGCCGAGGAGAGCAGCTCCGCGAAGGGCAACATCTCCATGATGTTGATCTCCCAGCGGTCGAACGCGCTGGACTACATGGACCCCGCGGCGCTGAGCACGTTCCGACGGTCCAACGTGGTCGAATTCCCCAGGTACGGGATGCAGGAGCTCGGCGACATCGTGTCGGACCGCGTGCGGCTCGCGATGCATCCCGGCACCGTGGAGGGCGACCTCGTCAAGCTGATCGCGGACATCGCCTCGGAGCTCGGAGACGCGCGGTACGCGATCGAGCTCCTGGACAAGGCGGGCATGCTCGCGGACGAGGAGGGGGCCGAGGCCCTGTCCGCGGAGCACGTCCGCGGCGCCAAGGCGCAGGTCCATCCCACGGGCCTCGAGGAGCGACTCGCGCTCCTGGACACGCCCAAGAAGGTCGTCCTGCTCGCCATCGCGCGGAGAATCCGGCGGAAGGCGTACATCACGATGGGCGAGGCCGAGGAGGCGTACAGACTCGTGTGCGAGGAGTACGGGGAGCAGCGCCGCGCCCATACGCAATTCTGGAAGTACGTCGGAGACCTCGACGCGCTCGGCCTGATCGACACGAAGCTCAGCGGCGAGGGCGTCGTGGGCAAGACGACCCTGATCTCCCTGCCCGAGATCCCGTCCAAGATCCTAGCTGATAATCTGGAAAGAGGTTTAAAGAGGCGATGA
- a CDS encoding transcriptional regulator, which translates to MPLENVSDRANKVYDVMKSAGMTSEDKMRDADAITKMAKLPKGFVLSALQELESKGYAKRRAREKAAGYYLTK; encoded by the coding sequence ATGCCCCTGGAGAACGTTTCGGACCGAGCGAACAAGGTCTACGATGTCATGAAGTCGGCCGGCATGACTTCCGAAGACAAGATGCGGGATGCGGACGCAATCACGAAGATGGCCAAGCTGCCCAAAGGGTTCGTTCTGTCCGCACTCCAAGAGCTCGAGTCCAAGGGCTACGCGAAGCGACGCGCCCGTGAGAAGGCCGCGGGATACTACCTCACCAAGTGA
- a CDS encoding deoxyhypusine synthase: MRRSNVLRRKVEDIDLSRAATVEGLVAQMEAAGGFTAKKIATGVDILRTMFARRDCRTFLSFPAALMATGVRGVLRLLVEKRLVDVVITTCGTADHDLARVWQPYYHGEFEMDDVALHRQGVNRLGNVLIPNESYGIVLERKLRPMLQDLHDAGRRNLSTKDLLWEFGRRTESRESLLWWAWKNQVPVYVPAPFDGSVGYQLWSFWQEHKDFRLDLFRDEQDLMDLVFTAKESGALMIGGGVSKHHTIWWNQFRGGLDYAVYITTAPEWDGSLSGARVREGISWGKVKEDARQITIEGDASAILPLMIGAAIARRRR; this comes from the coding sequence ATGCGACGCTCGAACGTCCTCCGCCGCAAGGTGGAGGACATCGACCTCTCACGCGCGGCGACCGTCGAGGGCCTCGTGGCCCAGATGGAGGCGGCGGGGGGCTTCACCGCGAAGAAGATCGCGACCGGGGTCGACATCCTGCGGACCATGTTCGCGCGCCGCGACTGCCGCACCTTCCTCTCGTTCCCCGCGGCCCTCATGGCGACGGGGGTCCGCGGCGTCCTCCGCCTGCTCGTGGAGAAGCGTCTCGTGGACGTGGTCATCACCACCTGCGGGACGGCGGACCACGATCTGGCCCGCGTCTGGCAACCGTACTACCACGGCGAGTTCGAGATGGACGATGTCGCCCTGCACCGTCAGGGCGTGAACCGGCTGGGCAACGTCCTGATCCCGAACGAATCGTACGGGATCGTCCTGGAACGCAAGCTCCGGCCCATGCTCCAGGACCTGCACGACGCGGGGAGGCGGAACCTCTCCACGAAGGACCTGCTCTGGGAGTTCGGCCGCCGGACGGAATCGCGCGAATCGCTGCTCTGGTGGGCGTGGAAGAACCAGGTGCCCGTCTACGTGCCCGCGCCCTTCGACGGGTCCGTGGGCTACCAGCTCTGGTCGTTCTGGCAGGAGCACAAGGACTTCCGGCTCGACCTGTTTCGGGACGAGCAGGACCTCATGGATCTGGTCTTCACCGCGAAGGAGTCAGGCGCCCTGATGATCGGCGGAGGCGTTTCCAAGCACCACACGATCTGGTGGAACCAGTTCCGCGGCGGGCTCGACTACGCGGTCTACATCACGACGGCGCCGGAGTGGGACGGAAGCCTGAGCGGGGCGCGCGTGCGCGAGGGGATCTCCTGGGGCAAGGTCAAGGAGGATGCGCGGCAGATCACGATCGAGGGCGACGCCTCGGCGATCCTTCCGCTGATGATCGGGGCGGCCATCGCCCGGCGACGCCGGTGA
- a CDS encoding J domain-containing protein has translation MADRFFCFACGRDHRTDSAVGEGHRRFGIEGGHEAGGIFDDLREFYLQTKGIQAALRILGFETVTIHPPRFGRGWPTREAVERAFRERAKQFHPDHGGDPHEFRKVQWAVEVLRRYRPADA, from the coding sequence GTGGCGGATCGGTTTTTCTGTTTCGCTTGCGGCCGCGATCACCGCACGGACTCCGCGGTCGGCGAGGGCCATCGCCGGTTCGGCATCGAGGGCGGGCATGAGGCGGGCGGCATCTTCGACGACCTCCGGGAATTCTACCTCCAGACGAAGGGTATTCAGGCGGCCCTACGAATCCTCGGGTTCGAGACGGTCACGATCCATCCGCCCCGCTTCGGGCGCGGGTGGCCGACCCGCGAGGCCGTCGAGCGGGCGTTCCGGGAGCGCGCAAAGCAGTTCCATCCCGACCATGGCGGCGATCCGCACGAGTTCCGCAAGGTCCAATGGGCCGTCGAAGTCCTCCGGCGCTACCGGCCCGCGGACGCGTGA
- a CDS encoding DHH family phosphoesterase: MGKRLEDLAPQGLLDRVRAAGGQVDRVSRVRILCHYDPDGTTSAAILARALMRRGKRVHATMSHALDAATVERVKAEPSELLIVSDMGSAQLDLLEALPFPVIVLDHHKPLRDSERVVHVNPHLFGVDGAREMCGATTTWLFTLALDDANWDLAGIAAAGAIGDKQDVGGFIGVNAALFGEAAERKILVPERRIALRDRPVAQALALSISPYFRGMGGRTEAAEAFLRSAGIDPAAALRQLDAAQRRRLTSVLITRLLEQGAAPEALEVLVEDRYWIEPDQIYAQDLEAYVNSCDRLEQMGLGMAVCLGDREALARAESLLDLYTSKVLEYLRKLETEGLFAKKYIQFFYCEEPSLAGSVAGAGIQFFFEQSKPVLGLSVLDRQTKVSARATRSMIARGVDLAAALREAAESIGGDGGGHSIASGATIPKGKEEKFLTLVDDIVGRQLSRS, translated from the coding sequence ATGGGCAAGCGCCTGGAGGACCTGGCGCCTCAAGGCCTGCTCGACCGCGTCCGTGCCGCCGGCGGGCAGGTGGACCGCGTCTCGCGCGTGCGGATCCTCTGCCACTACGATCCGGACGGGACGACGTCCGCGGCCATCCTCGCGCGCGCGTTGATGCGCCGCGGGAAACGCGTGCACGCGACGATGTCCCACGCTTTGGACGCGGCGACCGTGGAGCGCGTCAAGGCGGAGCCCAGCGAGCTCCTCATCGTGAGCGACATGGGATCCGCCCAGCTCGATCTCCTCGAGGCCCTCCCGTTCCCCGTGATTGTCCTGGACCACCACAAGCCGCTCCGAGACTCCGAGCGCGTGGTCCACGTCAACCCGCATCTCTTCGGGGTCGACGGGGCTCGGGAGATGTGCGGCGCAACGACGACGTGGCTGTTCACCTTGGCACTCGACGATGCGAACTGGGACCTGGCCGGGATCGCCGCCGCGGGCGCCATCGGGGACAAGCAGGACGTGGGCGGCTTCATCGGGGTCAATGCTGCGCTCTTCGGAGAGGCGGCGGAGCGGAAGATCTTGGTTCCGGAGCGTCGGATCGCCCTCCGCGACCGTCCGGTCGCGCAGGCCCTCGCCCTTTCCATCTCGCCCTACTTCCGGGGAATGGGCGGTCGCACGGAAGCCGCCGAGGCGTTCCTCCGGTCCGCGGGAATTGACCCCGCCGCGGCCCTGCGCCAGCTCGACGCCGCCCAGCGGCGCCGCTTGACCTCCGTGCTCATTACCCGCCTCCTGGAGCAGGGAGCCGCGCCCGAGGCGCTTGAGGTCCTCGTAGAGGACCGCTACTGGATCGAGCCGGACCAGATTTACGCCCAGGATCTCGAGGCCTATGTGAACAGCTGCGACCGCCTCGAGCAGATGGGGCTCGGGATGGCGGTATGCCTCGGGGATCGAGAGGCCTTGGCGAGGGCAGAGTCTCTCCTCGATCTGTACACCTCCAAAGTGCTCGAGTACCTCCGCAAGCTGGAGACGGAGGGTCTGTTCGCGAAGAAGTACATCCAGTTCTTCTACTGCGAGGAGCCGAGCCTTGCGGGGTCCGTGGCGGGCGCCGGGATCCAGTTTTTCTTCGAGCAGTCGAAGCCCGTCCTTGGCCTCTCCGTCCTGGATAGGCAGACGAAAGTGTCCGCGCGGGCGACGCGCAGCATGATCGCGAGGGGCGTGGACCTCGCGGCAGCCTTGCGCGAGGCGGCGGAATCCATTGGCGGGGACGGCGGAGGGCACAGCATCGCCTCGGGGGCTACGATCCCGAAGGGCAAGGAGGAGAAGTTCCTCACCCTGGTCGACGACATCGTGGGCCGGCAGCTTTCTCGTAGCTAG
- a CDS encoding DUF835 domain-containing protein: MGWVHAEDHEYGSEDDFVRTGLPMDIEKGVCYLVKEKKPDVSYRLLEVLLEQKLPGLVVTRQYPERVRRERGLTDVRILWLSHTPGEDFHNPTAIGTLAKVLQKFIEDNGGEGVILLDGLEFLIINNGFLQTLMFVEHVNEFIMQHRAILLLPVSPETLEEKELALLERNIKVLESPALKTDLETREVSKLLDTY, from the coding sequence ATGGGATGGGTGCACGCAGAGGACCACGAATACGGGTCCGAGGACGATTTCGTAAGAACTGGGCTACCTATGGACATCGAGAAAGGCGTCTGCTACCTCGTCAAGGAGAAGAAGCCCGACGTGAGCTACCGACTCCTCGAGGTGCTCCTGGAACAGAAGCTGCCGGGCCTCGTGGTCACGCGGCAGTACCCGGAGCGGGTGCGGCGCGAACGGGGCCTGACGGACGTCCGGATCCTCTGGTTAAGCCACACCCCCGGTGAGGACTTCCACAACCCGACGGCCATCGGGACGCTCGCCAAGGTCCTCCAGAAGTTCATCGAGGACAACGGCGGCGAGGGCGTGATCCTCCTGGACGGGCTCGAGTTCCTGATCATCAACAACGGCTTCCTCCAGACGCTCATGTTCGTGGAGCATGTGAACGAGTTCATCATGCAGCACCGCGCGATCCTTCTGCTGCCGGTGAGCCCGGAGACCCTGGAGGAGAAAGAGCTCGCGCTCCTCGAGCGGAACATCAAGGTCCTCGAGTCCCCCGCCCTGAAGACGGATCTCGAGACGCGCGAGGTCAGCAAGCTCCTCGACACGTACTGA
- a CDS encoding tetratricopeptide repeat protein: MSLPSLAEVEHADWSALERICAELGLNPKGRSEVVRMRVLDHVRRRVRPEAWRPGVQHQAALLTRLGHPDAAIRLWESTLHLDEPSPWVGLGSAHLGAGDLTEAAKDFDRAIQMGDAAADLHRAESLAASGNCEGAVRACDAYLASRPQDLRGLLLKSVFLARGGWTDEAATVLRDAFEAYPHLAELWRGLGTLLLKGRRFEAAAEAYREALRVRPRDQASWIDRGSALLLGGRTREAIGVFRGVLEQDPRQAIALNNLGVAYLRADQTKSAAVNLERAAKHMETPQILLNVAKVQEATDQRSAALDSYTRLLALKPRDPEATAARKRLQPPRPRRRAPRRSPRAQRRKGPRRRKKTVRTRRKRIPARGRRRSAQTARPGVRKGKRRPTGHTPRVRGSHRR; the protein is encoded by the coding sequence ATGAGCCTCCCGTCCCTCGCCGAGGTCGAGCACGCGGACTGGTCCGCCCTCGAACGGATCTGCGCGGAGCTAGGCCTGAACCCGAAGGGTCGGAGCGAGGTCGTGCGAATGCGGGTCCTCGACCACGTGCGTCGGCGCGTGCGTCCCGAGGCGTGGCGACCCGGGGTCCAGCATCAAGCCGCCCTCCTGACGCGGCTCGGCCACCCCGATGCCGCTATCCGACTGTGGGAGTCCACCCTCCACCTCGATGAGCCTTCCCCGTGGGTGGGCCTCGGATCCGCTCACTTGGGCGCGGGTGACCTCACAGAAGCGGCCAAGGACTTCGATCGCGCGATCCAGATGGGGGACGCGGCCGCGGACCTCCACCGGGCAGAATCCCTCGCCGCCTCGGGCAACTGCGAAGGCGCGGTCCGCGCCTGCGACGCCTACCTGGCCTCCCGGCCGCAAGACCTCCGGGGTCTCCTCCTGAAATCCGTCTTCCTGGCGCGCGGGGGCTGGACGGACGAGGCGGCTACCGTCCTGCGCGATGCGTTCGAGGCGTACCCTCATCTCGCAGAATTGTGGCGCGGCCTCGGCACCCTCTTGCTCAAGGGACGCCGGTTCGAGGCGGCCGCGGAGGCGTACCGCGAAGCCCTCCGAGTCCGCCCGCGGGACCAGGCGAGCTGGATTGACCGGGGTTCGGCGCTCCTCCTGGGAGGGCGCACGCGGGAGGCGATCGGCGTCTTCCGCGGGGTGCTCGAACAGGATCCCCGGCAGGCCATCGCCCTGAACAACCTTGGGGTGGCCTACCTTCGGGCCGACCAGACCAAGTCCGCCGCGGTGAACCTCGAACGCGCGGCGAAGCACATGGAGACGCCGCAGATTCTGCTGAACGTTGCGAAAGTCCAGGAGGCCACGGACCAGCGGTCGGCCGCTTTGGACTCCTACACACGGCTCCTCGCCCTGAAGCCGCGGGATCCGGAGGCCACGGCGGCCCGCAAGCGCCTCCAACCTCCCAGGCCGCGGCGCCGCGCACCCCGCAGGTCCCCGCGGGCCCAGCGTCGCAAGGGGCCTCGCAGGCGGAAGAAGACGGTTCGAACCCGGAGGAAGCGGATTCCTGCGCGAGGCCGGCGTCGCTCGGCCCAGACGGCTCGCCCCGGAGTGCGAAAGGGGAAGAGACGTCCGACCGGGCACACGCCGCGGGTACGCGGATCACACCGCCGGTGA
- a CDS encoding 30S ribosomal protein S15 gives MARLHARRKGKSGSTRPFLKANPEWVAMEKAEIEEMILQLHQEGLTTAAIGVRLRDAYGVPNVRLATGKSVTQILKEKNIKFAMPEDLASLIRRAASLQPHFQEHKKDLSNQRGLHLIESKIRRLSKYYKEEGVLPADWDYSAKLAELQVK, from the coding sequence ATGGCACGCCTCCATGCCCGACGCAAGGGCAAGAGCGGTTCGACGCGTCCTTTCCTGAAGGCCAACCCAGAATGGGTGGCCATGGAAAAGGCGGAGATCGAGGAGATGATCCTCCAGCTCCACCAAGAAGGGCTCACGACGGCGGCCATCGGAGTCCGCCTGCGGGACGCGTACGGCGTGCCGAACGTCCGCCTGGCGACGGGCAAGAGCGTCACCCAGATCCTCAAGGAGAAGAACATCAAGTTCGCCATGCCCGAGGACCTCGCGAGCCTGATCAGGCGCGCCGCCTCCCTCCAGCCCCACTTCCAGGAGCACAAGAAGGACCTGAGCAATCAGCGAGGACTGCACCTCATCGAGTCGAAGATCCGGCGCCTCTCGAAGTACTACAAGGAGGAGGGCGTCCTCCCCGCGGACTGGGACTACTCAGCGAAGCTCGCGGAGCTCCAAGTGAAGTAG
- a CDS encoding NUDIX hydrolase — MARAGVCKDRLADAFERFGRVPIVKKTEAVPREHPIFRQAESVPWWASGGLLHDGRGRVLLLKHVPSKGWGDVWLTPGGKLEGGETVLEGFEREVREEVGLGVIGPLLTRIIQQNLTDGSRVRHGYFAQFVARAAAAECQPGSDVLEVRWFDALPNTMAFREDYVEDFRRLVQRP, encoded by the coding sequence ATGGCTCGGGCGGGCGTCTGCAAGGATCGTCTCGCGGACGCGTTCGAGCGATTCGGCCGCGTGCCCATCGTGAAGAAGACGGAGGCGGTGCCGCGGGAGCATCCGATCTTTCGGCAGGCCGAATCCGTCCCCTGGTGGGCGTCGGGCGGGCTGCTTCACGATGGCCGCGGTCGCGTCCTGCTCCTGAAACACGTCCCCTCGAAAGGTTGGGGGGATGTGTGGCTGACGCCCGGCGGAAAGCTCGAGGGGGGCGAGACGGTCCTGGAGGGCTTCGAGCGCGAGGTGCGCGAGGAGGTGGGCCTTGGCGTGATTGGTCCCCTCCTGACGAGGATCATCCAACAGAACCTCACGGACGGCTCCCGCGTGCGCCACGGATACTTCGCGCAGTTCGTCGCTCGCGCGGCCGCCGCGGAGTGCCAGCCGGGGTCCGACGTGCTCGAGGTGCGATGGTTCGACGCATTGCCCAACACCATGGCCTTCCGCGAGGACTATGTCGAGGATTTCCGGCGTCTGGTCCAGCGCCCCTGA
- a CDS encoding fibrillarin-like rRNA/tRNA 2'-O-methyltransferase gives MPLRPATQAGVYTDGSWLFTRNLVPGTTVYGEGLVKDGGVEYRKWDATRSKLAAYLKRGGREWPFTPSASVLYLGAGSGTTVSHISDLCPEGNIVAVEISPRVFRDLVSVAEIRPNLAPVLGDAARPATYAGHAGTVDVLYQDVAQRDQVEIFVRNAKFLRSEGVGFLMLKARSVDVAARPPDVYARAAGALRKAGLQILDTRPLDPFQEDHCALVVRKR, from the coding sequence GTGCCCCTTCGACCCGCGACGCAGGCCGGCGTCTACACGGACGGCTCGTGGCTCTTCACGCGGAACCTCGTGCCCGGGACGACCGTCTACGGCGAGGGGCTCGTGAAGGACGGCGGGGTCGAGTACCGCAAGTGGGATGCGACCCGCAGCAAGCTCGCCGCCTACCTGAAGCGCGGCGGCCGGGAGTGGCCCTTCACGCCCTCAGCGTCCGTCCTTTACCTAGGCGCGGGGAGCGGAACCACGGTGAGCCACATCTCGGACCTCTGCCCTGAGGGGAACATCGTGGCCGTCGAGATCTCCCCTCGGGTCTTCCGCGATCTTGTGTCCGTCGCGGAGATTCGCCCAAACTTGGCGCCCGTCCTGGGAGATGCGGCCCGCCCCGCGACGTACGCCGGCCATGCCGGGACGGTGGACGTCCTGTACCAGGATGTGGCCCAGCGGGACCAGGTGGAGATCTTCGTACGCAACGCGAAGTTCCTGAGGTCGGAGGGCGTGGGGTTTCTCATGCTCAAGGCGCGCTCGGTCGACGTGGCCGCGCGGCCCCCGGACGTGTACGCACGGGCCGCGGGTGCTCTCCGGAAGGCCGGGCTCCAGATTCTGGACACGCGCCCCCTGGATCCTTTCCAGGAGGACCACTGCGCGCTGGTCGTTCGCAAGCGCTAA
- a CDS encoding class I SAM-dependent methyltransferase: MPAQTRSAYRRFAAYYDFIYHDLVNYDGDVDFLEAVFRRTMRSPPRALLDLGCGTGNHDLPLARRGYEVTGLDLSQAQLAIARRKARNARLPVRFVHGDMRTFRLGRTFDAAVCMFVAIGYLTRSMDFVRCLRSLRRHLNPGAVFVFEFWHTPAARPRDDWFHKAGPEYELIRLGEGRYDVHRHLVSVAYHFFVFRSRKILDRFDEDHVLRTYTIPEMRALLRRCGFDLVGAYAATNVQKGFRRPARDTFRIMAVARARAPKQS; this comes from the coding sequence GTGCCTGCCCAGACGCGGTCGGCGTACCGGCGCTTCGCCGCCTACTACGATTTCATCTACCACGATCTCGTGAACTACGACGGCGATGTGGATTTCCTGGAGGCCGTCTTCCGTCGGACGATGCGCTCTCCTCCGCGCGCCCTCCTCGACCTCGGATGCGGCACGGGCAACCACGACCTCCCTCTGGCTCGGCGCGGGTACGAGGTCACGGGCCTGGATTTGTCCCAGGCCCAGCTTGCCATCGCCCGCCGCAAGGCCAGGAACGCCCGGCTCCCAGTGCGGTTCGTGCACGGTGACATGCGCACGTTCCGCCTGGGCCGCACCTTCGACGCCGCGGTGTGCATGTTTGTGGCCATCGGATACCTCACACGCTCCATGGACTTCGTGCGCTGCTTGCGCTCCCTGCGCCGCCACCTCAACCCCGGTGCCGTCTTCGTCTTCGAGTTCTGGCACACTCCCGCGGCGCGGCCGCGGGATGATTGGTTCCACAAGGCGGGCCCCGAGTATGAACTCATCCGCCTCGGCGAGGGCCGGTACGACGTGCATCGGCACCTGGTCTCGGTCGCGTATCACTTCTTTGTCTTCCGGTCTAGGAAGATCCTGGATCGGTTCGACGAGGACCACGTCCTCCGAACGTACACGATTCCGGAGATGCGGGCGCTACTCCGTCGGTGCGGCTTCGATCTGGTCGGGGCCTACGCGGCGACGAACGTTCAGAAGGGCTTCCGACGCCCTGCGCGGGACACGTTCCGTATCATGGCCGTTGCGCGCGCGCGTGCGCCCAAGCAATCTTAA
- a CDS encoding nicotinamidase — protein MPRRPALLVVDVQNDFCPGGALAVPEGDRIVPRVNRLIELFERRDLPVLATRDWHPRVTRHFKEFGGAWPPHCIQGTKGARFHPDLRLPRDAIVLSKGMDPEQDSYSGFQAYNGQGRDLESVIRDLGVDEIFLCGLATDYCVRATALDATRRGLRVRVLEDAIKGVDLKPGDSETATREMRGAGVPFVESRGVARFLPPV, from the coding sequence ATGCCCCGCAGGCCGGCCCTCCTGGTCGTCGACGTGCAGAACGACTTCTGCCCCGGCGGCGCCCTCGCCGTGCCCGAGGGCGATCGAATCGTCCCCCGCGTGAATCGCCTGATCGAGCTCTTCGAGCGTCGCGATCTCCCCGTCCTCGCGACCCGGGACTGGCACCCCCGCGTCACGAGGCACTTCAAGGAGTTCGGCGGCGCGTGGCCGCCCCACTGCATCCAGGGGACGAAGGGAGCGCGGTTCCATCCGGACCTGCGCTTGCCCCGGGACGCGATCGTCCTCTCCAAGGGGATGGATCCGGAGCAGGACTCCTATTCGGGCTTCCAGGCGTACAACGGGCAGGGCCGCGACCTCGAATCCGTGATCCGCGACCTGGGCGTGGACGAGATCTTCCTCTGCGGCCTCGCCACGGACTACTGCGTCCGGGCCACGGCGCTGGACGCAACGCGCCGGGGCCTCCGAGTGCGGGTCCTGGAGGACGCCATTAAGGGCGTCGACCTCAAACCCGGAGATTCTGAGACCGCGACTCGCGAGATGCGCGGAGCGGGCGTGCCCTTCGTGGAGAGCCGCGGGGTGGCAAGGTTCCTCCCGCCAGTCTGA
- a CDS encoding CBS domain-containing protein, with product MALKIRDVMSQEPITLQPTATLREAAITLADESVGGCPVVDAQGRIIGMLSEADILEALKTQHKELRMLMPPEITFGISFVEIIKEREALAAFKEVENRLVKDIMTKDVHAVTPDDSVERAIRLMVQHKIHRIPVVQDDRLVGIVTRGDVLRGFFRQVGQPRHQGVL from the coding sequence ATGGCCCTCAAAATCCGAGACGTGATGTCCCAGGAGCCCATCACGCTCCAGCCCACGGCCACCCTCCGTGAGGCCGCCATCACCCTCGCCGACGAGAGCGTCGGCGGCTGTCCCGTCGTGGATGCGCAGGGGCGGATCATCGGCATGCTGAGCGAGGCGGACATCCTCGAGGCCCTCAAGACGCAGCACAAGGAACTGCGGATGCTCATGCCCCCGGAGATCACCTTCGGCATCTCGTTCGTCGAGATCATCAAGGAGCGGGAGGCGCTCGCGGCGTTCAAGGAGGTCGAGAACCGCCTCGTCAAGGACATCATGACCAAGGACGTCCACGCGGTCACCCCGGACGATTCCGTGGAACGTGCGATCCGCCTCATGGTCCAGCACAAGATCCACCGGATCCCCGTGGTGCAGGACGACCGCCTCGTCGGGATCGTGACGCGGGGCGACGTCCTCCGCGGCTTCTTCCGCCAGGTGGGCCAGCCTAGACACCAAGGAGTCCTCTGA